One genomic region from Pseudomonas sp. R5-89-07 encodes:
- the creD gene encoding cell envelope integrity protein CreD — protein sequence MNRSLLFKLGAIALLILLLLIPLLMINGIISDRQQLRDGVLMDIARSSSFAQRLTGPVMVVPYRKTVREWKLNEKLNKRYEETREERGRLYFLPEHFALDGQVQTELRARGIYQARLFHADNRISGRFQLPAQLGITENFVDYRFEPAFLAVGISDIRGIENALKLELGEQRLEFSPGSQVDWLGEGVHVMLPDQDGKKPVAMDFAFDLRLQGTEQLQVVPVGKTSQVSLASNWPHPSFIGNFLPAQRDVTDKGFTARWQTSFFSTNLEQALQTCLDRQGCDDFNNRSFGVNFIDPVDQYLKSDRAIKYALLFIALTFAGFFLFEVLKNLAVHPIQYALVGVALAFFYLLLLSLSEHLGFALAYLISASACVVLIGFYVCHVLRSVAHGLGFSVGLAALYGLLYGLLSAEDYALLMGSLLLFGLLGTVMVLTRKLDWYGVGKRKAVEPLQFDLEAVQ from the coding sequence ATGAACCGCAGCCTGCTTTTCAAACTCGGCGCGATTGCGCTACTGATCCTGCTGTTGCTGATTCCGTTGCTGATGATCAACGGCATCATCAGCGACCGCCAACAACTGCGCGACGGCGTATTGATGGACATCGCCCGCAGCTCAAGCTTTGCCCAACGCCTCACCGGGCCGGTGATGGTGGTGCCTTATCGCAAGACGGTGCGCGAGTGGAAGCTCAATGAAAAACTCAACAAACGCTACGAAGAAACCCGTGAGGAGCGCGGTCGCTTGTATTTCCTGCCGGAGCATTTCGCGCTCGACGGCCAGGTGCAGACCGAACTGCGCGCACGGGGTATCTACCAGGCGCGGTTGTTCCATGCCGACAACCGCATCAGCGGGCGTTTCCAGTTGCCTGCCCAACTGGGCATCACGGAAAACTTCGTCGACTACCGTTTCGAGCCGGCATTTCTGGCGGTGGGCATCAGCGATATACGCGGCATCGAAAATGCGCTGAAGCTGGAGCTGGGCGAGCAGCGCCTGGAATTTTCGCCGGGTTCCCAGGTGGACTGGCTGGGGGAAGGGGTGCACGTGATGCTGCCCGATCAAGACGGCAAGAAACCCGTCGCCATGGACTTCGCCTTCGACCTGCGCCTGCAGGGCACCGAACAACTGCAGGTGGTTCCAGTGGGCAAGACCAGCCAGGTATCACTGGCCTCCAACTGGCCGCACCCCAGTTTTATCGGCAACTTCCTGCCGGCGCAGCGGGACGTCACCGACAAGGGCTTTACCGCCCGCTGGCAGACCTCGTTTTTCTCCACCAACCTGGAACAGGCCCTGCAAACCTGCCTGGACCGCCAAGGCTGTGACGACTTCAACAACCGCAGCTTCGGCGTGAACTTCATCGACCCCGTGGACCAGTACCTCAAAAGCGACCGTGCGATCAAATACGCGCTGCTATTCATCGCCCTGACCTTTGCCGGCTTCTTCCTGTTCGAAGTGCTCAAGAACCTGGCAGTGCACCCCATTCAATACGCGTTGGTGGGTGTTGCGCTGGCGTTCTTCTACCTGCTGTTGTTGTCGCTGTCCGAGCACTTGGGGTTTGCCCTGGCTTACCTGATATCGGCCAGCGCCTGCGTCGTGCTGATCGGCTTCTACGTGTGCCATGTGCTGCGCAGCGTGGCCCACGGCCTTGGGTTTTCGGTGGGGTTGGCGGCGTTGTATGGCTTGTTGTACGGGCTGCTGAGCGCTGAGGATTACGCGTTGCTGATGGGCTCGTTGCTGCTGTTCGGCCTGCTGGGCACGGTGATGGTGCTGACGCGCAAACTCGACTGGTATGGCGTGGGCAAGCGCAAGGCGGTGGAACCGTTGCAGTTCGACCTGGAGGCGGTGCAATGA
- a CDS encoding glutathione S-transferase family protein produces the protein MSVPSMTLFHNPASPFVRKVRVLLIETGQQDRVALHACMPTPVNPDAHVVQGNPVGKIPALRLADGSVLHDSRVILDYFDHQHVGNPLIPRDGSARWRRLTLASMADGIMDAAVLVRYETAMRPVEKHWDQWLDEQRNKIRRTLAELEAEAIAELASHFDIAAISVACALGYLDFRHPDLQWRADNPKLADWYAEISQRPSMQQTQPPA, from the coding sequence ATGTCTGTGCCCAGCATGACCTTGTTCCACAACCCCGCTTCACCGTTCGTGCGCAAAGTCCGCGTGCTGCTGATCGAGACCGGTCAACAGGACCGTGTGGCCCTGCACGCCTGCATGCCCACCCCGGTCAACCCGGATGCGCACGTGGTGCAAGGCAACCCGGTCGGCAAGATCCCGGCCCTGCGCCTGGCCGACGGTTCGGTACTGCATGACAGCCGGGTGATCCTTGACTATTTCGACCACCAGCACGTCGGCAACCCGCTGATCCCCCGCGACGGCTCGGCGCGCTGGCGCCGCTTGACCCTGGCCTCGATGGCCGACGGGATCATGGATGCCGCCGTGCTGGTGCGCTACGAGACCGCCATGCGCCCGGTGGAGAAACACTGGGACCAGTGGCTGGACGAACAGCGCAACAAGATACGTCGCACACTGGCTGAGCTGGAGGCCGAGGCCATCGCCGAACTGGCCAGCCACTTCGACATCGCCGCGATCAGCGTGGCCTGCGCCCTGGGCTACCTCGACTTCCGTCACCCAGACCTGCAATGGCGCGCGGATAACCCCAAGCTTGCCGACTGGTACGCCGAGATCAGCCAGCGGCCGTCGATGCAGCAGACCCAGCCCCCCGCCTGA
- the creB gene encoding two-component system response regulator CreB, translating to MPHILIVEDEAAIADTLIFALQGEGFTTTWLSLGQAALEHQRQSPADLIILDIGLPDISGFETCKQLRRFSEVPVMFLSARDGEIDRVVGLEIGADDYVVKPFSPREVAARVRAILKRVGPNVAPAVFQVDLERMQILYRSQPLSLTRHEFRLLQNLLEQPERVFSREQLLDAVGVAADAGYERNIDTHIKSLRSKLRSVAADAEPIQTHRGLGYSYSPSHS from the coding sequence ATGCCGCATATCCTGATTGTCGAAGACGAAGCGGCAATAGCCGACACGCTGATTTTCGCCCTGCAAGGCGAGGGCTTTACCACCACCTGGCTGAGCCTTGGCCAGGCGGCGCTGGAGCATCAGCGCCAGAGCCCGGCCGACCTGATCATCCTCGACATCGGCCTGCCCGACATCAGCGGCTTTGAGACCTGCAAGCAACTGCGCCGGTTCAGCGAAGTGCCGGTGATGTTCCTCAGCGCGCGCGATGGCGAGATCGACCGGGTGGTGGGGCTGGAAATCGGCGCCGACGATTATGTGGTCAAGCCCTTCAGCCCGCGTGAAGTGGCGGCCAGGGTGCGGGCGATTCTCAAGCGTGTCGGCCCGAATGTGGCGCCTGCGGTGTTTCAGGTCGACCTGGAACGCATGCAGATCCTGTATCGCAGCCAGCCACTGAGCCTGACGCGTCATGAGTTTCGCCTGCTGCAAAACCTGCTGGAACAACCCGAGCGAGTGTTCAGCCGCGAGCAACTGCTGGACGCTGTGGGTGTAGCCGCCGACGCCGGCTACGAGCGCAATATCGACACGCATATCAAAAGCCTGCGCAGCAAACTGCGCAGCGTGGCCGCCGATGCCGAACCGATCCAGACGCATCGCGGCCTGGGTTACAGCTACAGCCCGAGCCATAGCTGA
- a CDS encoding acyltransferase has product MRRLLTGCLVTLLLLLNTLILIGPLMVFALLKLVAPGRLRDYASWAVMWIAETWAEIDKLIFAACIPTHWDIRGGEALRGDTSYLVISNHQSWVDIPALIQALNRRTPFFKFFLKKELIWVPFLGLAWWALDYPFMKRYTKAFLAKHPELAGQDLKITKEACELFKRQPVTVVNYLEGTRFSEAKRKQQNSPFNRLVKPKAGGVAFVLAAMGEQLDAILDVTVVYPQQEIPGFWDLISGAVPKVIVDIRTRDLDPALWQGDYENDPAFRQTVQNWVNQLWREKDARIEQLRAQQP; this is encoded by the coding sequence ATGCGCCGCCTGCTCACCGGCTGTTTGGTCACCCTGCTGCTGTTACTCAACACGCTGATCCTGATCGGCCCCCTGATGGTGTTCGCCCTGCTCAAGCTGGTGGCGCCGGGTCGCTTGCGTGACTACGCGTCATGGGCGGTGATGTGGATCGCCGAGACCTGGGCCGAGATCGACAAGCTGATCTTCGCCGCGTGCATTCCAACCCATTGGGATATCCGTGGCGGTGAGGCACTGCGTGGCGACACCTCGTACCTGGTCATCAGCAACCACCAGTCTTGGGTGGATATTCCGGCATTGATCCAGGCGCTGAACCGGCGCACACCGTTCTTCAAATTCTTCCTGAAAAAAGAGCTGATCTGGGTGCCCTTCCTCGGCCTGGCCTGGTGGGCGCTGGATTACCCGTTCATGAAGCGCTACACCAAGGCGTTCCTGGCCAAGCACCCGGAGCTGGCCGGGCAGGACCTGAAGATCACCAAGGAGGCCTGCGAACTGTTCAAGCGCCAGCCGGTGACGGTGGTCAATTATCTTGAAGGCACGCGGTTCAGCGAGGCCAAACGCAAACAGCAGAACTCACCGTTCAACCGGCTGGTCAAACCGAAGGCCGGCGGCGTGGCGTTCGTATTGGCGGCGATGGGCGAGCAGTTGGACGCCATCCTCGACGTGACCGTGGTGTATCCACAGCAAGAGATTCCAGGCTTCTGGGACTTGATCAGCGGCGCGGTGCCGAAGGTGATCGTGGACATCCGCACCCGAGATCTGGATCCGGCGTTGTGGCAGGGGGATTACGAGAACGACCCGGCGTTTCGCCAGACCGTCCAGAACTGGGTCAACCAGCTCTGGAGGGAGAAGGACGCGCGCATCGAACAGCTGCGCGCGCAGCAGCCTTAG
- a CDS encoding ATP-dependent zinc protease: MKLLLAAFALVFPVMAAVPVMAAEPTLYGRYEYIQLPEIGQTFKAKMDTGALTASLSARDIETFTRDGDDWVRFRLGGKDADNKVYEHKVSRISKIKSRADEDDDKDEASVAKRPVIDLEMCLGDVKRTVEVNLTDRSSFNYPLLIGAKALREFGAAVNPARRYTADKPDC; the protein is encoded by the coding sequence GTGAAATTGCTCCTTGCCGCGTTCGCCCTGGTTTTTCCCGTGATGGCCGCCGTACCCGTGATGGCTGCCGAACCAACTCTCTACGGTCGCTACGAATACATTCAACTGCCGGAAATCGGCCAGACCTTCAAGGCCAAGATGGACACGGGCGCGCTGACCGCCTCGCTGTCGGCCCGCGATATCGAAACCTTCACCCGTGATGGCGATGACTGGGTGCGCTTCCGCCTTGGCGGCAAGGATGCCGACAACAAGGTCTACGAGCACAAGGTCTCGCGCATCAGCAAGATCAAGAGCCGCGCCGACGAAGATGACGACAAGGACGAAGCCAGCGTGGCCAAGCGCCCGGTGATCGACCTGGAGATGTGCCTGGGTGACGTCAAGCGTACCGTCGAGGTCAACCTCACCGACCGCAGCAGTTTCAACTACCCGCTGCTGATCGGCGCCAAGGCCTTGCGTGAATTTGGTGCAGCGGTAAACCCGGCGCGTCGCTACACTGCCGACAAACCGGACTGCTGA
- a CDS encoding PepSY domain-containing protein, which translates to MKSKTIRRWSFIHTWTSLICTVFLLMLALTGLPLVFHHEIDHLLGNEPELKQMPADTPQLNLEQLVAKAQAHRPGEAMQYLAWDEEDKNGVIAIMAATAGTEPNSSHTFMLDARTGETVEMPSANGGLTLFLLRLHVDMFAGLPGKLLLAFMGLLFVLAIVSGTVLYLPFMRRLKFATVRQDKSTRLRWLDLHNLIGVVTLTWALVVGVTGVISACADLIIAAWRQDALSAMIEPYKNAPPLTQRAPATDLLSIAAQAAPGMEPDFIAFPGTRFSSEHHYAVFMKGSTHLTSHLLTPVLIDARTLAVTAIAERPWYMDAMGMSQPLHFGDYGGMPMKILWAALDVLTIIVLVSGIYLWIVRRKAGKA; encoded by the coding sequence ATGAAAAGCAAAACCATCCGCCGCTGGTCCTTCATCCACACCTGGACCAGCCTGATCTGCACCGTATTCCTGCTGATGCTCGCCCTCACTGGCCTGCCGTTGGTGTTTCACCACGAGATCGACCATCTGCTGGGCAACGAACCCGAGCTCAAGCAGATGCCCGCCGATACGCCGCAGCTCAACCTGGAGCAACTGGTGGCCAAGGCCCAGGCCCATCGCCCGGGCGAGGCCATGCAGTACCTGGCCTGGGATGAGGAAGACAAGAACGGCGTGATCGCGATCATGGCGGCCACGGCCGGCACCGAGCCGAATTCGTCGCATACCTTCATGCTCGATGCGCGCACCGGTGAAACGGTGGAGATGCCGTCGGCCAATGGCGGGCTGACCCTGTTCCTGCTGCGCCTGCATGTGGATATGTTCGCCGGGCTGCCCGGCAAGCTGTTGCTCGCGTTCATGGGCCTGTTGTTCGTGCTGGCGATTGTTTCGGGCACGGTGCTGTACCTGCCGTTCATGCGCCGCTTGAAGTTCGCCACCGTGCGCCAGGACAAATCCACGCGCCTGCGCTGGCTCGACCTGCACAACCTGATCGGCGTGGTCACCCTGACCTGGGCCTTGGTGGTGGGCGTGACCGGAGTGATCAGCGCCTGTGCCGACCTGATCATCGCCGCCTGGCGCCAGGACGCCCTCAGCGCCATGATCGAACCCTATAAAAACGCCCCGCCGCTGACCCAGCGCGCGCCGGCGACCGATCTGCTGAGCATTGCCGCCCAGGCCGCGCCGGGCATGGAGCCAGACTTCATTGCCTTCCCCGGCACACGCTTCTCCAGCGAACATCACTACGCCGTGTTCATGAAGGGCAGCACCCACCTCACCTCCCATCTGCTCACGCCAGTATTGATCGACGCCCGCACCCTGGCCGTCACCGCCATCGCCGAACGGCCCTGGTACATGGACGCCATGGGCATGTCCCAGCCGCTGCACTTTGGTGACTACGGCGGCATGCCGATGAAGATCCTCTGGGCGGCGCTGGATGTGCTGACCATCATCGTGCTGGTCAGCGGGATCTACCTGTGGATCGTGCGGCGCAAGGCGGGCAAGGCATGA
- a CDS encoding TonB-dependent siderophore receptor: MSRTLDTLLRPSLLAVAIALGAPLVSPTLIAAEQASSVRAYNLAPAPLATTLNQIASQAGLVLTLNPSLASGKTSAPVKGQFDAQGALREALRGTGLQLEQSSAGTFTLVAVPEGVVALPQTSIIGQGSYESAWGPAEGYLAKRTAAGTKTDTALVEAPRSISVATREQMQDRNVQNLDDAVKYMPGIVSASYGSDTRYDWMRVRGFEPTQFLDGLPLPRGVYANPKAETWNLDRLALLRGPASSVYGQTPPGGLLDMVSRRPSAESSNAIQVQYGSDNYRQINFASTGKIDDEGQFLYGLSGVVRDAGTQVDHIDNKRYNIAPSLTWNIDTDTKLTFLSQFTRDDTGATSQFLPIQGTKIKSPFGDISHHKNLGDPDYEFYDRTYYALGYAFEHRFNDIWQFRQNLRYTKSELSFQTLTVGAYPYTQVDANGDVGRTSTNADENIGQFALDNNFQADFSTGDITHTLLLGLDHQRTDTSYLSIYGDGLTTNVNNPIYGQPIVRPARSGAYYDYNQKTLQTGLYIQDQLALDKWRLTLGGREDWVHQGTTYFNQNDATNTDRIKHFSGNAALSYVFDSGFVPYISYAESFQPASNASVSATESYKPTEGKQWELGIKYQPPGSNTLLSAAVYDLTQKNVLVTTTTAGSIPVTNQTGEVKVKGLELEAVSDVTENLKVIASYTLAKSEVQKGDFKGNRLQLMPNQQAALWTDYTWHTGVLDGFGVGFGARYTGNTYGDQGNTWLGKADAYTVFDAAVHYDLGRLDNSLKGASVKLNATNLFDKNYISTCDGFYCYYGDQRSVVASATYQW, from the coding sequence ATGTCCCGCACGCTAGACACTCTGTTGCGCCCCAGCCTGTTAGCCGTGGCGATTGCCCTCGGCGCTCCGCTGGTCAGCCCCACACTGATCGCCGCCGAGCAGGCGTCCAGCGTGCGCGCGTACAACCTGGCGCCAGCGCCACTGGCCACCACCCTAAACCAGATCGCCAGCCAGGCCGGCCTCGTCCTGACGCTCAATCCGTCACTCGCTTCAGGCAAAACCTCGGCACCGGTCAAGGGCCAGTTCGATGCACAAGGCGCGCTGCGTGAAGCGTTGCGTGGGACAGGGTTGCAGCTGGAGCAGAGCAGCGCGGGGACGTTTACGCTGGTGGCGGTTCCGGAGGGGGTTGTGGCGTTGCCGCAGACCAGCATTATTGGTCAGGGTAGTTATGAGAGTGCTTGGGGGCCGGCAGAAGGTTATCTGGCCAAACGCACCGCTGCCGGCACCAAGACCGACACGGCCCTGGTCGAAGCGCCGCGCTCCATCTCCGTGGCGACCCGCGAGCAAATGCAGGACCGCAACGTGCAGAACCTCGACGACGCGGTCAAATACATGCCCGGGATTGTGTCCGCCAGTTACGGCAGCGACACTCGCTACGACTGGATGCGTGTGCGTGGGTTCGAACCCACCCAGTTCCTCGACGGCCTGCCGCTGCCACGCGGTGTGTACGCCAACCCGAAAGCCGAAACCTGGAACCTGGACCGCCTCGCCCTGCTGCGCGGCCCGGCCTCGTCGGTCTACGGCCAGACCCCGCCAGGCGGCCTGCTGGACATGGTCAGTCGCCGTCCCAGCGCAGAATCGAGCAACGCCATCCAGGTGCAATACGGCAGTGACAACTACCGCCAGATCAACTTCGCCAGCACCGGCAAGATCGATGACGAAGGCCAGTTTCTCTATGGCCTCAGCGGCGTGGTGCGCGATGCCGGTACGCAGGTCGATCATATCGACAACAAGCGCTACAACATCGCGCCGAGCCTGACCTGGAATATCGATACCGATACCAAGCTGACCTTTCTCTCGCAGTTCACACGCGACGATACCGGCGCCACCAGCCAGTTCCTGCCGATTCAGGGCACCAAGATCAAATCGCCGTTCGGTGATATATCCCATCACAAGAACCTGGGCGATCCTGACTATGAGTTTTACGATCGCACCTATTACGCGCTGGGCTATGCCTTCGAGCATCGCTTCAACGATATCTGGCAGTTCCGGCAGAACCTGCGCTACACCAAGTCTGAGCTGTCCTTCCAGACGTTGACCGTGGGCGCCTACCCTTATACCCAAGTGGATGCCAATGGGGACGTGGGCCGCACATCGACGAATGCGGATGAAAACATCGGCCAATTCGCACTCGACAACAACTTCCAGGCGGACTTCAGCACTGGCGACATCACCCATACCTTGTTGCTGGGCCTGGATCATCAGCGCACCGACACCTCATACCTATCGATTTACGGGGACGGGCTGACGACCAACGTCAACAATCCAATATACGGCCAGCCTATCGTTCGTCCCGCGCGCTCAGGTGCGTACTACGACTACAACCAGAAAACCCTGCAGACGGGCCTCTATATCCAGGATCAGTTGGCTCTGGATAAATGGCGCCTGACCTTGGGCGGCCGTGAAGACTGGGTGCACCAAGGCACCACATACTTCAACCAGAACGACGCCACCAACACTGACCGCATCAAGCATTTCAGTGGCAACGCGGCACTGAGCTATGTATTTGATTCCGGCTTTGTACCCTATATCTCCTACGCCGAGTCCTTCCAGCCGGCGAGCAACGCCAGCGTATCCGCGACTGAATCCTACAAGCCCACCGAAGGCAAACAGTGGGAGCTGGGGATCAAGTACCAGCCTCCGGGCTCAAACACACTGCTGAGTGCAGCCGTGTATGACCTCACCCAGAAAAACGTCCTGGTAACAACGACCACCGCAGGCAGTATTCCGGTCACTAACCAGACCGGCGAAGTGAAGGTCAAAGGCCTGGAACTGGAAGCCGTGTCGGATGTGACTGAAAACCTCAAAGTCATCGCTTCCTACACATTGGCAAAATCCGAAGTGCAAAAAGGTGATTTCAAGGGTAATCGTCTGCAGTTGATGCCAAACCAACAGGCCGCGCTATGGACGGACTACACCTGGCACACCGGGGTACTCGACGGTTTCGGCGTCGGCTTCGGTGCGCGCTACACCGGTAACACCTACGGCGACCAAGGCAATACCTGGCTGGGCAAAGCCGACGCTTACACGGTATTTGACGCCGCCGTGCATTACGATCTGGGCCGCCTGGACAACAGCCTCAAAGGTGCGTCGGTAAAACTCAACGCCACCAACCTGTTCGACAAAAACTACATTTCGACCTGTGATGGCTTCTACTGCTACTACGGCGATCAACGCAGCGTCGTCGCCAGCGCCACCTACCAGTGGTGA
- the creC gene encoding two-component system sensor histidine kinase CreC — MRLGLRIFLVYALFIGLTGYFVLNTVMKEIRPGVRQSTEETLVDTANLLAEILRDDVKNGTLGQSRWPELLKAYGNRQPGAVIWGLPKNQVNHRIYVTDAKGRVLLDSTGDAVGQDYSKWNDVYLTLRGEYGARSSRSEPDNPNSSVMHVGAPIRDDGRIIGVVTVAKPNSSLQPYVDRTERRLLWYGAGLVILGLLLGALLSWWLSVALKRLTAYAQAVSEGRRAELPHYRGGELKQLSTAVEHMRTQLEGKAYVEHYVHTLTHELKSPLAAIRGAAELLQGDMTREQQQRFVGNIDSESARLQQLIERLLNLAQVEQRQGLEEQTSMALADLVDDVLMAQCARIESAGLRVEQCIGAEVKVFGEPFLLRQALGNLLDNALDFTPPGGALRFSAQVQHNDVQVSLFNQAAPIPDYALPRLSERFYSLPRPASGRKSTGLGLNFVEEVMKLHGGALQIGNVPGGVQVVLHLHTVSTLPT; from the coding sequence ATGCGCCTGGGGTTGCGGATTTTCCTGGTGTACGCGCTGTTCATCGGCCTGACCGGCTATTTCGTGCTCAACACGGTGATGAAGGAAATTCGCCCGGGCGTGCGCCAGTCCACCGAAGAGACCCTGGTGGACACCGCCAACCTGCTCGCCGAAATCCTGCGCGATGATGTGAAGAACGGCACCCTCGGCCAAAGCCGCTGGCCCGAACTGCTCAAGGCTTACGGCAATCGTCAGCCGGGGGCGGTCATCTGGGGCCTGCCAAAGAACCAGGTCAACCATCGCATCTATGTCACCGACGCCAAGGGCAGGGTACTGCTCGACTCCACGGGCGACGCGGTGGGCCAGGACTATTCCAAGTGGAACGACGTGTACCTGACCCTGCGTGGCGAGTACGGCGCGCGATCCTCACGCAGCGAGCCGGACAACCCCAACTCATCGGTGATGCACGTGGGCGCGCCGATTCGCGACGACGGCCGCATTATCGGCGTGGTCACCGTGGCCAAGCCCAACAGCTCGTTGCAGCCCTACGTCGACCGCACCGAGCGACGCCTGCTGTGGTACGGCGCCGGGCTGGTGATTCTGGGCCTGCTGCTGGGCGCACTGTTGTCGTGGTGGCTGAGCGTCGCCCTCAAGCGCTTGACCGCCTATGCCCAGGCCGTCAGCGAAGGGCGCAGGGCCGAGTTGCCGCATTACCGGGGCGGCGAGCTCAAGCAACTGTCCACCGCCGTCGAGCACATGCGCACGCAGTTGGAGGGCAAAGCCTATGTCGAGCATTACGTGCACACCCTGACCCACGAGCTGAAAAGCCCGCTGGCAGCCATTCGCGGTGCGGCGGAGTTGCTGCAGGGCGATATGACCCGCGAACAGCAGCAGCGCTTCGTGGGCAATATCGACAGCGAAAGCGCGCGCCTGCAGCAACTGATCGAACGGCTGTTGAACCTGGCGCAGGTGGAGCAGCGCCAGGGGCTGGAAGAACAAACGAGTATGGCGCTGGCGGACTTGGTCGATGACGTGTTGATGGCGCAGTGCGCGCGGATCGAAAGCGCCGGCCTGCGCGTCGAACAATGCATTGGCGCCGAGGTGAAGGTGTTTGGCGAGCCGTTCCTGCTGCGCCAGGCCCTGGGCAACCTGCTGGACAATGCCCTGGATTTCACCCCGCCCGGCGGCGCGCTGCGGTTCAGCGCGCAGGTACAGCACAACGACGTGCAAGTAAGCCTGTTCAACCAGGCCGCGCCGATCCCGGATTACGCCTTGCCGCGCCTGAGCGAGCGGTTCTATTCGCTGCCACGCCCGGCCAGCGGGCGCAAAAGCACCGGCCTTGGCCTCAATTTTGTCGAGGAAGTGATGAAGCTGCACGGCGGCGCGCTGCAGATCGGCAACGTGCCTGGCGGCGTGCAGGTGGTGCTGCATCTCCACACAGTCTCCACACTGCCCACATAA